From Calditrichia bacterium:
GAATATCGCGGCAACCGGAACGATCGATCGCTATCTGGAACACACGCGCATTTTTTTATTTGCCGATGGCGGAAAAGAGCAGATTTTTCTATCTTCCGCAGACTGGATGCCGCGCAATCTGGATAACCGGGTGGAAGTTGCCTGTCCGGTTTACGACAAAAATATTCGCGCTGAATTGCGGGATTATCTGGAAATTCACTGGCGTGGAAATGTAAAAGCCCGGGTGTTGGACGCAAAATTGAAAAACGAATACAGCCGGCAGGATGAAATCTGCAAAGTTCGGGCGCAGGAAGTGCTGCACGAATACTACCGGCTGATTCTCGAAAATAACGGCAAACGCCCAAAATTGAGTGATTTGCTGCCCAGAATTGCGGATTGCAACACCAACGGCACGCTGCCGAATGTCAAAAATTTTAATGATTTATCCATCGAAACCGTTGAAGCTAATCATGAAAAAGACTGATTTACCACCCCATACGCTGGAATTTTCGCCGACCGTTCACCCGACCGCGTTTATCGCGCGCGGCGCGCAGGTGATGGGCGATGTTCGGCTGGCGGCGCACGCGTCGATCTGGTATAATTGCGTGGTTCGCGGCGATATCAATTATATTTCCATCGGTGAGCGCAGCAATATCCAGGATGGCTGCATTTTGCATCTGGAAAACGATTTGCCCTGCGTTGTCGAAAACGATGTGACGGTAGGGCACGGCGCGATTTTACACGGTTGCCACATCGAGCCGGGTTGTCTGATCGGCATGGGCGCCATCGTTCTTTCCGGTGCGGTGGTGAAACGCGGCAGCGTGATTGCCGCAGGCGCGGTGGTTCGCGAGCATTCGATTGTTGAACCGTATTCGCTGATGGCCGGAATTCCTGCCAAATGCATCCGCACGATGGACGAATCCAGTTATGAAAAAAATTTGCTCTGGGCTGAAAAATATGTGAAAGTCGCCCAAAAACACCGCGAAAAAGGATTTGCCGCTACGGAGTAGCGGTTACGCGGCTGTCCTCCCACAACAGCATCGCTTTTTTGCGAGCGCTTCCCCAACGATATTCATTAAATGCACCGGATTTACGAATTACCCGATGGCATGGAATCAGGTAAGCTACGGGGTTTTTCCCCACGGCGCTGGCAACTGCGCGAACCGCCGTCGGCTGGTTGATCGCTGTCGCAATCGCTTCGTACGATATCACCTGTCCCGAGGGAATTCGCAGCAGTGCTTCCCACACTTTCATCTGAAAATTGGTGCCTTTCAAATACAAATGCAGCGGTGCCTGCGGCGTTTGGTCATCGCGAAAAATATGTTGCAGCATCTCGCCGGTTCTCGACTGATTTTGCACCAGATTCGCATGTTTCCAGCGGTGTTGCAATTCATCCAGCAAATTTTTGGAGGTTTCCCGCACAAACATTAAATTGGTAATTCCGCGATCGGAAACCGCCAGCAAACATTCACCAAAAGGCGAGGGATGAAAACCGTATTGGATATCGATACCGGCGCCGTGCTGTTTGTATTCGCCGGGCGTTACGGCTTCGCATTGCACGAACAAATCGTGCAGCCGTCCGGGGCCGCTCATCCCGCTTTCGAAGCTGGCATCCAGAACGCTGTGTGATTGTGCGAGCAATTGTTTGGCGTGCTCTTTGGTCAAAAATTGCAAAAAACGTTTCGGGCTGATGCCCACCCAACGGCTGAACAATCGCTGAAAATGGTATTCGCTGAGATTGGCGGCAGCGGCAACCGACTGCAAATCCGGCTGTTCGCGATGGTGCGTTTCGAGATAGTTGATCGCCGTTTCGATGCGCCGGTAATCGCTGGAAAGCTGTTCTAAATTCATGGTCATTCCTTTTTTTATCAAAATAATAGCGATTCTGCAACGGAAAAACCACCCGCTTCTTGCGGATGTTTATCGAAAACGGAGAAAAAATGAGTCACTACCGGAAAGAATTTGGCGATTGGGGAGAGGATATCGCGGAGAAATTTTTGCTGGAAAACGGTTTCACAATTCTGATGCGCAACTTTCGTGCGGCGCGCGGGGAAATCGATATCATCGCGCGGGAGAAAAATTGCATCGTTTTTGTGGAGGTGAAAACGGGAAATTCACACAAATTCGGACCGCCGGAGGAACGGATAACGCCCGCGAAGCAGCGCCAATTGTATAAAATTGCCAATCAGTTTATCGCGGAAAATCCCAAACTGGACTGCGATTTCCGGTTCGACGCAGTGATCATCGACGGCAGCCGGGAACGGCACGAAATCCGCCATTACCGGAACGCGTTCTATTTCTGATCAGGAATGAATAACCGTATTTGCCGTAATTGCGCCGGTTACCGTTGCGACAACAGCGGCTTGCACGCTTTCGGAAACGGCATCGCCAACCGGATCATCGCTGATCAGCATGCGAATGCGCTGCTTTGCCAGCCGGCGCTCCGGTTTCGCGAAAACCTCCTCGACCAATCCGCAGGCTTTGACGAGGCTGAGCAGCGCCATCGTTTCCGCATCAGCGGGCGCGTTGTTCAGCACGACAGCGTGAAGCTGTTGCCGAACCAGCGTTTCCTGCCGGCTGTCGATCATCGGATAACGATGCGTTGCAAAAAAGTGCAGGAATCGCTGCTCGTCATCGCGAAGAATGCCTTTTTCGACCAGTTGCCGGGCAACCCGTTTTTTGATGTCCGAAAATTTCATGTAAATCCGGGCAACCCAATATTTTGGAGAGCGCGGTCGCGCAGATTCGCGGATGAGCCGCAGCACATCGTCCAGCAGCGGATCGCCGGTTTCCCGGTCATCGGCAACTACAATATTTTTGTTGACGACCGACAGGCATTCGCGAAACGTCAGTTCCATCAGTGCGGCGCCAGCCAATCCGTGCGGTAACGCATGCGACGCGTTGAAAATTACCGTGCCTTTTTGGTCGTGAAATGCTAATAACAAAACTTTTTCGGGCAGGGTGAGTTCTACTGTTATATTTTTCATGATAATTTTATATTTTGAGTTAAACTGATCAAATCGTACCTATATATTTGACGCAAAATGGCTAAAAAAGTTTGTTAAATAATTTTAGAGAAAGCTGATGAAACGGATCGTTTTTGTATGTTTGGGAAATATTTGCCGGTCACCCGCCGCGGAAGGTGTGATGCAATCGATGGTCGAAAAAGCGGGGCTGGCCGATGCCATAAAAATAGATTCTGCCGGAACTTCCGGGTGGCACATCGGTGAAAAAGCGGATCGGCGTATGCGCCAAACGGCGGACAATCGCGGTTATTCGCTCACCAGCCGCTCGCGCCAATTCCAGTCTCCGGTCGATTTTGAGACCTTCGATTTAATTGTGGCGATGGATGACGACAACGTTCGAGATTTGAAATCACTGGATCGCAGCGGATCATTTGCGCATAAAATTGTGAAAATGACCGATTTTTGCCAAAATTGCCGGGAAACCGAAGTGCCCGATCCGTATTACGGCGGTGCACAGGGATTTGAACACGTACTCGATTTGCTGGAAGACGCCTGCGCCGGACTTCTCGAGCACATCAAAAAAACGCTGTAAATTTTGGACAGGATAGATAGTAGCGGTAATTCATGAATTACCGCTACTTCTGATCCACAAACTCAATTATGACAAATTTACACAAACAAATTGAAACATGGGCCGGTGAGCCGATCGCCCAAAAAAGTGGTGTCGGTGGCGGGAGCATTGCCAGCACCAGCCGGATTCGCTTTGCTTCCGGTCGCGAAGTGTTTTTGAAAACCGGTGCGAATCATCCAAAAATGTTTCCTGTAGAGGCAAACGGGTTGGCGGAATTGCGCAAATCCGGCGCCATTCGCGTGCCGGAAGTGCTGCATGTGACCGGCGAAATGTTG
This genomic window contains:
- a CDS encoding YraN family protein — translated: MSHYRKEFGDWGEDIAEKFLLENGFTILMRNFRAARGEIDIIAREKNCIVFVEVKTGNSHKFGPPEERITPAKQRQLYKIANQFIAENPKLDCDFRFDAVIIDGSRERHEIRHYRNAFYF
- a CDS encoding low molecular weight phosphotyrosine protein phosphatase, with the protein product MKRIVFVCLGNICRSPAAEGVMQSMVEKAGLADAIKIDSAGTSGWHIGEKADRRMRQTADNRGYSLTSRSRQFQSPVDFETFDLIVAMDDDNVRDLKSLDRSGSFAHKIVKMTDFCQNCRETEVPDPYYGGAQGFEHVLDLLEDACAGLLEHIKKTL
- a CDS encoding GPP34 family phosphoprotein, which codes for MKNITVELTLPEKVLLLAFHDQKGTVIFNASHALPHGLAGAALMELTFRECLSVVNKNIVVADDRETGDPLLDDVLRLIRESARPRSPKYWVARIYMKFSDIKKRVARQLVEKGILRDDEQRFLHFFATHRYPMIDSRQETLVRQQLHAVVLNNAPADAETMALLSLVKACGLVEEVFAKPERRLAKQRIRMLISDDPVGDAVSESVQAAVVATVTGAITANTVIHS
- a CDS encoding methylated-DNA--[protein]-cysteine S-methyltransferase; translated protein: MTMNLEQLSSDYRRIETAINYLETHHREQPDLQSVAAAANLSEYHFQRLFSRWVGISPKRFLQFLTKEHAKQLLAQSHSVLDASFESGMSGPGRLHDLFVQCEAVTPGEYKQHGAGIDIQYGFHPSPFGECLLAVSDRGITNLMFVRETSKNLLDELQHRWKHANLVQNQSRTGEMLQHIFRDDQTPQAPLHLYLKGTNFQMKVWEALLRIPSGQVISYEAIATAINQPTAVRAVASAVGKNPVAYLIPCHRVIRKSGAFNEYRWGSARKKAMLLWEDSRVTATP
- a CDS encoding gamma carbonic anhydrase family protein; its protein translation is MKKTDLPPHTLEFSPTVHPTAFIARGAQVMGDVRLAAHASIWYNCVVRGDINYISIGERSNIQDGCILHLENDLPCVVENDVTVGHGAILHGCHIEPGCLIGMGAIVLSGAVVKRGSVIAAGAVVREHSIVEPYSLMAGIPAKCIRTMDESSYEKNLLWAEKYVKVAQKHREKGFAATE